The proteins below come from a single Streptomyces sp. M92 genomic window:
- a CDS encoding iron-sulfur cluster assembly accessory protein yields MSVSDETTTVTDGIILTDAAAAKVKALLDQEGRDDLALRVAVQPGGCSGLRYQLFFDERSLDGDVVKDFDGVKVTTDRMSAPYLGGATIDFVDTIEKQGFTIDNPNATGSCACGDSFS; encoded by the coding sequence ATGTCCGTATCGGACGAGACCACCACCGTCACCGACGGCATCATCCTGACCGACGCCGCCGCGGCCAAGGTCAAGGCCCTGCTCGACCAGGAAGGCCGTGACGACCTGGCGCTGCGCGTCGCCGTCCAGCCCGGCGGCTGCTCCGGCCTGCGCTACCAGCTCTTCTTCGACGAGCGCTCGCTCGACGGCGACGTGGTGAAGGACTTCGACGGCGTCAAGGTCACCACCGACCGCATGAGCGCCCCGTACCTGGGCGGCGCCACCATCGACTTCGTGGACACGATCGAGAAGCAGGGCTTCACGATCGACAACCCGAACGCGACGGGCTCCTGCGCCTGCGGCGACTCCTTCAGCTGA
- a CDS encoding carbohydrate kinase family protein: protein MRIAVTGSIATDHLMTFPGRFSDQLVADQLHTVSLSFLVDQLDVRRGGVAANIAFGMGQLGTRPILVGAAGSDFAEYRAWLDRHGVDTGSVRISETLHTARFVCTTDADHNQIGSFYTGAMSEARLIELKTVADRVGGLDLVSIGADDPEAMLRHTEECRTRSIPFAADFSQQIARMNGDEIRILLDGATYLFSNEYEKGLIETKTGWTDEEILGRVGHRVTTLGARGVRIERSGEETIEVGVPDEERKADPTGVGDAFRAGFLSGLAWGVSLERAAQVGCMLATLVIETVGTQEYQLRRGHFMERFTKAYGDEAAGEVQAHLG from the coding sequence GTGCGCATCGCAGTCACCGGCTCCATCGCCACCGACCACCTCATGACCTTCCCCGGCCGATTCTCCGACCAGCTCGTCGCGGACCAGTTGCACACGGTCTCGCTCTCCTTCCTGGTCGACCAGCTCGACGTACGCCGGGGCGGCGTCGCCGCGAACATCGCCTTCGGCATGGGCCAGCTCGGCACCCGGCCGATCCTGGTCGGCGCGGCCGGCTCCGACTTCGCCGAGTACCGGGCCTGGCTGGACCGGCACGGCGTCGACACCGGCTCGGTCCGCATCTCCGAGACCCTGCACACCGCCCGCTTCGTCTGCACCACCGACGCCGACCACAACCAGATCGGCTCCTTCTACACCGGTGCGATGAGCGAGGCCCGCCTCATCGAGCTCAAGACCGTCGCCGACCGCGTGGGCGGCCTCGACCTGGTCTCCATCGGCGCCGACGACCCGGAGGCGATGCTCCGGCACACCGAGGAGTGCAGGACGCGGTCCATCCCCTTCGCCGCGGACTTCTCCCAGCAGATCGCCCGGATGAACGGCGACGAGATCCGGATACTGCTGGACGGGGCGACCTACCTCTTCTCCAACGAGTACGAGAAGGGGCTCATCGAGACCAAGACCGGCTGGACGGACGAGGAGATCCTCGGCCGCGTCGGCCACCGCGTCACCACCCTCGGCGCGCGGGGCGTGCGCATCGAGCGGTCCGGCGAGGAGACCATCGAGGTCGGCGTCCCGGACGAGGAGCGCAAGGCCGACCCGACGGGCGTCGGCGACGCCTTCCGGGCCGGGTTCCTGTCGGGACTGGCGTGGGGGGTTTCGCTGGAGCGGGCGGCGCAGGTGGGGTGCATGCTGGCGACTCTCGTCATCGAGACGGTGGGGACGCAGGAGTACCAGCTGCGGCGCGGGCACTTCATGGAGCGGTTCACGAAGGCGTACGGGGACGAGGCGGCCGGGGAGGTTCAGGCGCACCTGGGCTGA
- the ctaE gene encoding aa3-type cytochrome oxidase subunit III, with translation MSVVATATTVETGHAHPSVNRPNLTSVGTIIWLSSELMFFAALFAMYFTLRSVTGPDFWSEKADALNLPFSATNTTILVLSSLTCQLGVFAAERGDVKKLRMWFIVTFVMGAIFIGGQVFEYTELVKHEGLSLSSDPYGSVFYLTTGFHGLHVTGGLIAFLLVLGRTYAARRFTHEQATAAIVVSYYWHFVDVVWIGLFATIYMIK, from the coding sequence ATGTCGGTCGTGGCGACAGCAACGACAGTAGAAACCGGGCACGCGCACCCGTCGGTCAACCGGCCGAACCTCACCAGCGTCGGAACCATCATCTGGTTGAGTTCCGAGCTGATGTTCTTCGCGGCCCTCTTCGCGATGTACTTCACCCTGCGATCGGTGACCGGCCCGGACTTCTGGTCCGAGAAGGCCGACGCGCTGAACCTCCCGTTCTCCGCGACGAACACCACGATCCTGGTGCTCTCCTCCCTCACCTGCCAGCTCGGCGTGTTCGCGGCCGAGCGCGGTGACGTGAAGAAGCTCAGGATGTGGTTCATCGTCACCTTCGTGATGGGTGCGATCTTCATCGGCGGTCAGGTGTTCGAGTACACCGAGCTGGTCAAGCACGAGGGCCTCTCGCTCTCGTCGGACCCGTACGGCTCGGTGTTCTACCTGACCACCGGCTTCCACGGACTGCACGTGACGGGCGGCCTCATCGCCTTCCTGCTGGTCCTCGGCCGCACCTACGCGGCCCGGAGGTTCACTCACGAGCAGGCGACCGCCGCCATCGTCGTGTCCTACTACTGGCACTTCGTCGATGTCGTCTGGATCGGCCTCTTCGCCACGATCTACATGATCAAGTAG
- the ctaD gene encoding aa3-type cytochrome oxidase subunit I, whose protein sequence is MSILNEPQGAAAGSHYEDELPVRRQRRGEIVVKWLTTTDHKTIGTLYLVTSFAFFVIGGVMALLMRAELARPGLQIMSNEQFNQSFTMHGTIMLLMFATPLFAGFANWIMPLQIGAPDVAFPRLNMFAYWLYLFGSLIAVGGFLTPQGAADFGWFAYSPLSDAVHSPGIGGDLWIMGLAFSGFGTILGSVNFITTIICMRAPGMTMFRMPIFTWNVLLTGVLVLLAFPVLAAALFALEADRKFGAHIFDPANGGALLWQHLFWFFGHPEVYIIALPFFGIVSEIIPVFSRKPIFGYMGLIAATIAIAGLSVTVWAHHMYVTGGVLLPFFSFMTFLIAVPTGVKFFNWIGTMWKGSLSFETPMLWSTGFLITFLFGGLTGVILASPPLDFHVSDSYFVVAHFHYVVFGTVVFAMFAGFHFWWPKFTGKLLDERLGKITFWTLFIGFHGTFLVQHWLGAEGMPRRYADYLDADGFTALNTISTISSFLLGMSLLPFFYNIWKTAKYGKPVNVDDPWGYGRSLEWATSCPPPRHNFLTLPRIRSESPAFDLHHPEVSAIDQLENVGHGEKTLAGGKEAGK, encoded by the coding sequence GTGAGCATCCTCAATGAACCCCAGGGTGCCGCGGCAGGGTCCCACTACGAGGACGAACTGCCGGTCCGGCGCCAGAGGCGTGGCGAGATCGTGGTGAAGTGGCTGACGACCACCGACCACAAGACGATCGGCACGCTGTACCTGGTGACGTCGTTCGCGTTCTTCGTGATCGGCGGCGTGATGGCGCTGCTCATGCGCGCCGAGCTGGCCCGTCCGGGCCTGCAGATCATGTCGAACGAGCAGTTCAACCAGTCGTTCACGATGCACGGCACGATCATGCTGCTGATGTTCGCGACGCCGCTGTTCGCCGGCTTCGCGAACTGGATCATGCCGCTGCAGATCGGCGCGCCGGACGTGGCCTTCCCGCGGCTGAACATGTTCGCCTACTGGCTGTACCTGTTCGGCTCGCTGATCGCGGTGGGCGGCTTCCTCACCCCGCAGGGCGCGGCCGACTTCGGCTGGTTCGCCTACTCGCCGCTGTCCGACGCGGTGCACTCGCCGGGCATCGGCGGCGACCTGTGGATCATGGGTCTGGCCTTCTCCGGCTTCGGCACCATCCTCGGCTCGGTCAACTTCATCACCACGATCATCTGCATGCGCGCGCCCGGCATGACCATGTTCCGCATGCCGATCTTCACCTGGAACGTGCTGCTGACCGGTGTGCTGGTCCTGCTGGCCTTCCCGGTCCTGGCCGCGGCCCTGTTCGCGCTGGAGGCGGACCGCAAGTTCGGTGCGCACATCTTCGACCCGGCCAACGGCGGAGCCCTGCTGTGGCAGCACCTCTTCTGGTTCTTCGGACACCCAGAGGTGTACATCATCGCGCTGCCGTTCTTCGGCATCGTCAGTGAGATCATCCCGGTGTTCTCCCGGAAGCCGATCTTCGGCTACATGGGCCTGATCGCCGCGACGATCGCCATCGCCGGTCTGTCGGTGACGGTGTGGGCGCACCACATGTACGTCACGGGCGGCGTTCTCCTGCCGTTCTTCTCGTTCATGACCTTCCTGATCGCGGTCCCGACCGGTGTGAAGTTCTTCAACTGGATCGGCACCATGTGGAAGGGATCGCTCAGCTTCGAGACACCGATGCTGTGGTCCACCGGCTTCCTGATCACCTTCCTCTTCGGCGGTCTGACCGGTGTCATCTTGGCCTCGCCGCCGCTGGACTTCCACGTCTCGGACTCGTACTTCGTGGTGGCGCACTTCCACTACGTGGTGTTCGGCACCGTGGTGTTCGCGATGTTCGCCGGCTTCCACTTCTGGTGGCCGAAGTTCACCGGCAAGCTGCTGGACGAGCGCCTGGGCAAGATCACCTTCTGGACGCTGTTCATCGGCTTCCACGGCACCTTCCTGGTCCAGCACTGGCTGGGCGCCGAGGGCATGCCGCGCCGGTACGCCGACTACCTGGACGCCGACGGCTTCACCGCGCTGAACACGATCTCGACGATCAGCTCGTTCCTGCTCGGCATGTCGCTGCTGCCGTTCTTCTACAACATCTGGAAGACGGCCAAGTACGGCAAGCCGGTCAACGTGGACGACCCGTGGGGCTACGGCCGTTCGCTGGAGTGGGCGACCTCCTGCCCGCCGCCGCGGCACAACTTCCTCACCCTGCCGCGCATCCGCAGTGAATCCCCCGCCTTCGACCTGCACCACCCGGAGGTCTCGGCGATCGACCAGCTCGAGAACGTCGGTCACGGTGAGAAGACCCTCGCCGGCGGCAAGGAGGCCGGCAAGTGA
- the nadA gene encoding quinolinate synthase NadA has protein sequence MTTAQTQELDVQPTPLALLLLGREADPTSERGVDCPGDLPSPSDPDLVARARAAKEKLGDKVFVLGHHYQRDEVIQFADVTGDSFKLARDAAARPEAEYIVFCGVHFMAESADILTSDDQKVVLPDLAAGCSMADMATAEQVAECWDVLTEAGIAEQVVPVSYMNSSADIKAFTGKHGGTICTSSNAKRALDWAFEQGEKVLFLPDQHLGRNTAVRDMGMSLDDCVVYNPHRPNGGLTAEELRGAKMILWRGHCSVHGRFSLDSVNDVRARIPGVNVLVHPECKHEVVAAADYVGSTEYIIKALEAAPAGSKWAIGTELNLVRRLANRFAAEDKEIVFLDKTVCFCSTMNRIDLPHLVWALESLAEGTLVNRIEVDKETEAFAKLALERMLALP, from the coding sequence GTGACCACCGCCCAAACCCAGGAGCTCGACGTACAGCCGACGCCCCTCGCCCTGCTGCTGCTCGGCCGTGAGGCCGACCCGACGAGCGAGCGCGGCGTGGACTGCCCCGGCGACCTGCCCTCGCCCTCCGACCCGGACCTGGTCGCGCGTGCCCGCGCGGCCAAGGAGAAGCTCGGGGACAAGGTCTTCGTGCTCGGTCACCACTACCAGCGCGACGAGGTCATCCAGTTCGCGGACGTCACGGGGGACTCCTTCAAGCTGGCCCGGGACGCGGCCGCGCGTCCGGAGGCCGAGTACATCGTCTTCTGCGGTGTGCACTTCATGGCGGAGTCGGCCGACATCCTGACCTCGGACGACCAGAAGGTGGTCCTGCCCGACCTGGCCGCCGGCTGCTCCATGGCGGACATGGCGACGGCCGAGCAGGTCGCCGAGTGCTGGGACGTGCTGACCGAGGCCGGCATCGCCGAGCAGGTCGTGCCCGTCTCGTACATGAACTCCTCCGCGGACATCAAGGCGTTCACCGGTAAGCACGGCGGCACCATCTGCACCTCGTCCAACGCCAAGCGCGCCCTGGACTGGGCGTTCGAGCAGGGCGAGAAGGTGCTGTTCCTGCCCGACCAGCACCTGGGCCGCAACACCGCGGTGCGGGACATGGGCATGTCGCTGGACGACTGCGTCGTCTACAACCCGCACCGGCCGAACGGCGGGCTGACGGCGGAGGAGCTGCGCGGCGCGAAGATGATCCTGTGGCGCGGGCACTGCTCGGTGCACGGCCGCTTCAGCCTCGACTCGGTCAACGACGTGCGTGCGCGCATACCGGGCGTGAACGTCCTGGTGCACCCCGAGTGCAAGCACGAGGTCGTCGCGGCGGCGGACTACGTCGGCTCGACCGAGTACATCATCAAGGCCCTGGAGGCGGCGCCGGCCGGTTCCAAGTGGGCGATCGGCACCGAGCTGAACCTGGTCCGCCGGCTGGCGAACCGTTTCGCCGCGGAGGACAAGGAGATCGTCTTCCTCGACAAGACGGTCTGCTTCTGCTCGACGATGAACCGCATCGACCTCCCGCACCTGGTCTGGGCGCTGGAGTCGCTGGCCGAGGGCACCCTGGTCAACCGCATCGAGGTGGACAAGGAGACGGAGGCGTTCGCGAAGCTGGCGCTGGAGCGGATGCTGGCGCTGCCGTAA
- a CDS encoding cysteine desulfurase/sulfurtransferase TusA family protein, producing the protein MAYFDAASAVPLHPVARQALQASLDEGWADPARLYREGRRARMLLDAAREAAAEAVGCRADELVFTPSGTRAVHSGVAGALAGRRRAGSHLIVSAVEHSSVLHAAEVHEAGGGSVTRVPVDRTGAVDPAAYADALRDGTALACLQSANHEVGTEQPVAEVAEACRAAGVPLLVDAAQSLGWGKVAGDWSLLAGSAHKWGGPSGVGLLVVRKGVRFAPQGAGDERESGRSPGFENLPAIVAAAASLRAVRAEAAAEAVRLRELTERIRARVPGLVPDVEVVGDPERRLPGVVTFSCLYVDGETLLHELDRAGFSVSSGSSCTSSTLAPSHVLKAMGVLSEGNVRVSLPPGTPAEDVERFLEVLPGTVAAVREKLGAPAATEATPRTGGDLVVDAIGRRCPVPVIELAKVIGDVPVGATVRVLSDDGAARLDIPAWCEMRGQEYVGEEKAEKGTAYLVRRVG; encoded by the coding sequence GTGGCCTACTTCGACGCTGCTTCCGCCGTTCCTCTGCATCCCGTTGCCCGGCAGGCCCTTCAGGCCTCGCTCGATGAAGGGTGGGCCGATCCCGCGCGGCTGTACCGGGAAGGGCGGCGGGCGCGGATGCTGCTCGACGCTGCCCGGGAGGCGGCCGCTGAGGCCGTGGGGTGCCGGGCGGACGAGTTGGTGTTCACCCCTTCGGGGACACGGGCGGTCCATTCGGGGGTGGCCGGGGCGCTGGCCGGGCGGCGTCGCGCCGGGTCCCACCTGATCGTGTCAGCGGTCGAACACTCCTCCGTACTGCACGCGGCCGAGGTGCACGAGGCCGGCGGCGGGTCGGTCACGCGGGTTCCCGTGGACCGGACGGGCGCCGTGGACCCGGCGGCGTACGCGGACGCCCTGCGCGACGGCACCGCGCTGGCCTGCCTCCAGTCGGCCAACCACGAGGTGGGCACCGAGCAGCCGGTGGCGGAGGTGGCCGAGGCGTGCCGGGCGGCGGGCGTGCCGCTGCTGGTGGACGCGGCGCAGTCGCTGGGGTGGGGGAAGGTCGCGGGTGACTGGTCGCTGCTCGCGGGCAGCGCGCACAAGTGGGGCGGGCCGTCCGGGGTCGGGCTGCTCGTCGTACGGAAGGGGGTGCGGTTCGCGCCGCAAGGGGCCGGGGACGAGCGGGAGTCGGGGCGGTCGCCCGGTTTCGAGAACCTGCCGGCGATCGTGGCCGCGGCGGCGTCGCTGCGGGCGGTGCGCGCCGAGGCGGCCGCGGAGGCGGTCCGGCTGCGGGAGCTGACGGAGCGGATCCGGGCCCGGGTGCCGGGTCTGGTGCCGGACGTTGAGGTCGTCGGCGACCCGGAGCGCCGGCTGCCCGGCGTCGTCACCTTCTCCTGTCTCTATGTCGACGGGGAGACCCTGCTGCACGAGCTCGACCGTGCGGGCTTCTCGGTCTCCTCCGGGTCGTCCTGCACCAGCAGCACCCTGGCGCCGAGCCACGTCCTGAAGGCCATGGGGGTGCTCAGCGAGGGCAACGTCCGGGTGTCCCTGCCCCCGGGGACACCGGCCGAGGACGTCGAGCGGTTCCTGGAGGTGCTGCCGGGCACGGTGGCCGCCGTGCGGGAGAAGCTGGGGGCGCCGGCGGCCACGGAGGCCACCCCGCGGACCGGGGGCGACCTCGTCGTGGACGCGATCGGCCGGCGCTGCCCCGTTCCGGTGATCGAACTCGCCAAGGTCATCGGCGACGTCCCCGTCGGCGCCACGGTCCGCGTCCTCTCCGACGACGGGGCGGCCCGTCTGGACATTCCGGCCTGGTGCGAGATGCGGGGACAGGAGTACGTGGGCGAGGAGAAGGCGGAAAAGGGAACGGCCTACCTGGTCCGCCGGGTCGGCTGA
- the ctaC gene encoding aa3-type cytochrome oxidase subunit II, producing the protein MSPNGSDRSPRRPMRRKLLQALTAGLVLATATGCTYEDFPRLGMPTPTTEEAPRILSLWQGSWAAALATGVLVWGLILWSCFFHRRSRTKVEVPPQNRYNMPIEALYTIVPLLIVSVLFYFTARDESELLELEKKPDVTVNVVGFQWSWCFNYVENVEGSTGDARKSKELAAIPDRFAEDFPANAGGAYDCGVPGTRNPQTDNPGPTLWLPKGKKVRFVLTSRDVIHSFWVVPFLMKQDVIPGHTNAFEVTPNKEGTFLGKCAELCGVDHSRMLFNVKVVSPERYEQHLQDLAKKGQTGYVPAGIAQTSHEKNRETNNL; encoded by the coding sequence GTGAGTCCCAACGGCTCCGACCGCTCGCCGCGGCGCCCGATGCGGCGGAAGCTGCTGCAGGCACTGACCGCGGGCCTGGTCCTGGCGACCGCCACCGGTTGCACATACGAGGACTTCCCCCGCCTCGGCATGCCCACCCCAACCACGGAAGAGGCTCCGCGGATCCTCTCCCTGTGGCAGGGCTCCTGGGCAGCCGCGCTGGCCACCGGCGTGCTGGTGTGGGGCCTGATCCTGTGGAGTTGCTTCTTCCACCGGCGCAGCCGCACCAAGGTCGAGGTTCCTCCGCAGAACCGGTACAACATGCCCATCGAGGCGCTGTACACCATCGTCCCGCTCCTCATCGTCTCGGTGCTGTTCTACTTCACCGCCCGTGACGAGTCCGAGCTCCTGGAGCTCGAGAAGAAGCCCGACGTCACGGTCAACGTGGTCGGCTTCCAGTGGAGCTGGTGCTTCAACTACGTCGAGAACGTCGAAGGTTCCACCGGCGACGCCAGGAAGTCCAAGGAACTGGCCGCGATCCCGGACCGGTTCGCGGAGGACTTCCCCGCGAACGCCGGCGGTGCCTACGACTGCGGTGTCCCGGGGACGCGGAACCCGCAGACCGACAACCCCGGCCCGACCCTCTGGCTCCCCAAGGGCAAGAAGGTCCGCTTCGTCCTGACCTCGCGTGACGTCATCCACTCCTTCTGGGTGGTGCCGTTCCTCATGAAGCAGGACGTCATTCCGGGCCACACCAACGCCTTCGAGGTGACCCCCAACAAGGAGGGCACCTTCCTGGGCAAGTGCGCCGAGCTGTGCGGCGTGGACCACTCCCGGATGCTGTTCAACGTCAAGGTCGTCTCCCCGGAGCGCTACGAGCAGCACCTCCAGGACCTCGCGAAGAAGGGGCAGACCGGTTACGTTCCCGCGGGCATCGCGCAGACGAGCCACGAGAAGAACCGGGAGACGAACAACCTGTGA
- the qcrC gene encoding cytochrome bc1 complex diheme cytochrome c subunit, which yields MKKLSARRRHPLAALVVLLLALACTGGLYAAFAPADKAQADETAQSLAIEEGKKLYAVGCASCHGTGGQGTTDGPSLVGVGAAAVDFQVGTGRMPAQQPGAQVPRKKVIYSQAEIDQLAAFVASLGAGPAIPSEEKYGPQGADIAKGGELFRNNCAQCHNFTGKGGALTHGKYAPSLEDVDPKHIYEAMQTGPQNMPSFPDSTLTEQNKKDIIAYLDAVNSDDTVNPGGLSLGGLGPVSEGLFGWIFGLGGCIAVAVWVAARTAKAKKS from the coding sequence GTGAAAAAGCTCTCCGCACGACGACGCCACCCGCTGGCGGCGCTCGTCGTCCTACTCCTCGCGCTGGCATGCACAGGGGGGCTGTACGCCGCGTTCGCACCCGCGGACAAGGCGCAGGCCGATGAAACCGCCCAGTCCCTCGCCATCGAAGAGGGCAAGAAGCTCTACGCCGTCGGCTGTGCCAGCTGCCACGGCACCGGAGGTCAGGGCACCACCGACGGTCCGAGCCTGGTCGGCGTGGGCGCCGCGGCCGTCGACTTCCAGGTGGGCACCGGCCGCATGCCGGCCCAGCAGCCGGGCGCACAGGTCCCGCGCAAGAAGGTGATCTACTCCCAGGCGGAGATCGACCAGCTGGCGGCCTTCGTCGCCTCGCTGGGTGCCGGTCCGGCCATCCCTTCGGAGGAGAAGTACGGCCCGCAGGGCGCGGACATCGCCAAGGGCGGTGAGCTCTTCCGCAACAACTGCGCGCAGTGCCACAACTTCACCGGCAAGGGCGGCGCGCTGACGCACGGCAAGTACGCGCCGAGCCTCGAGGACGTCGATCCCAAGCACATCTACGAGGCCATGCAGACCGGCCCGCAGAACATGCCCTCCTTCCCCGACAGCACGCTGACGGAGCAGAACAAGAAGGACATCATCGCCTACCTGGACGCGGTCAACTCGGACGACACCGTGAACCCCGGCGGTCTCTCGCTCGGCGGTCTCGGACCGGTCAGTGAGGGCCTCTTCGGCTGGATCTTCGGCCTCGGTGGCTGCATCGCCGTCGCCGTGTGGGTCGCCGCTCGGACCGCAAAGGCCAAGAAGTCATGA
- a CDS encoding cytochrome c oxidase subunit 4, with protein sequence MKIQGQLFIWLSVFILAVAIVYGYWSMEPAGTTALFLAFGLALMIGFYLAFTAKRVDAGAQDNKEADVADDAGEVGFFSPHSWQPLALGIGGALAFLSIALGWWLMYFSAPVILIGLFGWVFEYYRGENRTQ encoded by the coding sequence GTGAAGATCCAGGGACAGCTCTTCATCTGGCTGAGCGTCTTCATCCTGGCCGTCGCGATCGTCTACGGCTACTGGTCGATGGAGCCGGCCGGCACCACGGCCCTCTTCCTGGCCTTCGGCCTGGCCCTCATGATCGGCTTCTACCTGGCCTTCACGGCCAAGCGGGTCGACGCCGGGGCCCAGGACAACAAGGAAGCGGACGTCGCGGACGACGCCGGCGAGGTCGGGTTCTTCAGCCCGCACAGCTGGCAGCCGCTGGCGCTCGGCATCGGCGGGGCGCTCGCCTTCCTGAGCATCGCGCTGGGCTGGTGGCTGATGTACTTCTCAGCCCCGGTCATCCTCATCGGCCTGTTCGGCTGGGTCTTCGAGTACTACCGCGGTGAGAACCGCACCCAGTAG
- a CDS encoding L,D-transpeptidase — MSNPVHFQARGRTVVGCTLLVIALGASVTACTSGGDDHPLSAAPYDAAGQISFNGPTDAGKKADPDKPLEVVAEGADGRITDVTAVDAAGRYVAGELSADGTRWHSTSPLAADARYTVRVSTEDGDGAPGRKVLTFETGRPSAKKTLDVSFGPQAGAYGVGQPVTAELSQPVADPAQRAIVERALKVRSTPAVEGAWYWVDDKKLHYRPKEYWPAHATIQVSSTLDGIKIGDRMWGGTAKPLAITTDDRVVAVTDAAAHTLTLYRDGEAVRQIPVTAGKPGFETRNGVKVVLGKEPFVRMRSSTVGIAEGSSESYDLPVYFATRVTWSGEYVHAAPWSVGSQGSANVSHGCVGMSTANAEWFFGAVQEGDLVEVVNSAGDMMEPFGNGFGDWNLDWTKWTTGSALTGGTGGTTNQDTARLRPTVV; from the coding sequence ATGAGCAACCCGGTTCACTTCCAGGCGCGGGGGCGTACGGTCGTCGGCTGCACCCTGCTGGTGATCGCCCTCGGCGCGAGCGTCACCGCCTGCACCAGCGGCGGCGACGACCATCCCCTGTCCGCCGCGCCCTACGACGCGGCCGGCCAGATCTCCTTCAACGGCCCCACGGACGCCGGGAAGAAGGCCGACCCGGACAAGCCCCTGGAGGTCGTCGCCGAGGGCGCCGACGGGCGCATCACGGACGTCACGGCCGTGGACGCGGCGGGACGCTACGTGGCGGGTGAACTCTCCGCCGACGGGACCCGCTGGCACAGCACCTCACCGCTGGCCGCCGACGCCCGCTACACGGTCCGTGTGAGCACCGAGGACGGCGACGGCGCGCCCGGCCGCAAGGTCCTCACCTTCGAGACCGGCAGGCCCAGCGCCAAGAAGACCCTGGACGTCTCCTTCGGGCCCCAGGCGGGCGCGTACGGCGTCGGCCAGCCCGTCACCGCGGAGCTGAGCCAGCCGGTCGCGGACCCGGCCCAGCGGGCCATAGTGGAACGCGCCCTGAAGGTGCGGTCCACGCCCGCGGTCGAGGGCGCCTGGTACTGGGTGGACGACAAGAAGCTGCACTACCGGCCCAAGGAGTACTGGCCCGCCCACGCCACCATCCAGGTCAGCAGCACTCTCGACGGCATCAAGATCGGCGACCGGATGTGGGGCGGCACCGCGAAACCCCTGGCCATCACGACGGACGACCGCGTCGTGGCCGTCACCGACGCCGCCGCCCACACGCTGACGCTCTACCGGGACGGCGAGGCGGTCCGGCAGATCCCCGTGACCGCCGGCAAGCCCGGCTTCGAGACCCGCAACGGCGTCAAGGTCGTCCTGGGCAAGGAACCCTTCGTACGCATGCGCAGCAGCACCGTCGGCATCGCCGAGGGCTCCTCGGAGTCGTACGACCTGCCCGTCTACTTCGCCACCCGGGTCACCTGGAGCGGCGAGTACGTGCACGCCGCCCCCTGGTCGGTCGGCTCCCAGGGCTCCGCCAACGTCAGCCACGGCTGCGTCGGCATGAGCACCGCCAACGCCGAGTGGTTCTTCGGCGCCGTCCAGGAGGGCGACCTGGTCGAGGTCGTGAACTCGGCCGGCGACATGATGGAGCCCTTCGGCAACGGCTTCGGCGACTGGAACCTGGACTGGACCAAGTGGACCACCGGAAGCGCCCTGACGGGCGGCACGGGCGGCACGACCAACCAGGACACGGCAAGACTGCGCCCGACGGTGGTGTAG